The following are from one region of the Thermofilum sp. genome:
- a CDS encoding 50S ribosomal protein L16, whose amino-acid sequence MPLRPGRCYRHFGTPPYTRLEYIKSNPPVLVPKFDLGNPRGSFDTVLKLVVEKAGQIRANALEAARQHANKFLSAKLGDSSYFMRIAVYPHHILRENKMMAMAGADRLQDGMRLSFGTPIGRAARVRSGQAVILVFVSEKNVETAKEALRRAASKLPLPTRIVVEKVSGAQGEGAVIDAAST is encoded by the coding sequence ATGCCGCTGAGACCTGGAAGGTGCTACAGGCACTTCGGCACACCACCTTACACTAGGCTAGAGTACATAAAGAGCAACCCGCCTGTACTCGTGCCAAAATTCGACCTAGGTAACCCACGTGGTAGTTTTGACACAGTATTGAAGCTCGTCGTAGAGAAAGCTGGCCAGATCCGGGCCAATGCCCTTGAGGCGGCGCGCCAGCACGCTAACAAGTTCTTGTCAGCAAAGCTCGGAGATTCGAGCTACTTTATGCGGATCGCAGTCTATCCCCACCATATCCTGCGCGAGAACAAAATGATGGCAATGGCAGGCGCGGACCGACTGCAAGATGGGATGAGACTATCCTTCGGCACCCCTATCGGCAGAGCCGCGCGTGTGCGAAGTGGTCAGGCTGTAATACTGGTTTTCGTGAGCGAGAAGAATGTGGAGACCGCTAAGGAAGCGCTCAGGCGCGCGGCCTCGAAGCTGCCGCTGCCTACGAGGATAGTTGTGGAGAAGGTATCAGGAGCTCAAGGAGAAGGGGCCGTGATTGATGCCGCAAGCACCTAG